A section of the Sulfitobacter sp. S190 genome encodes:
- a CDS encoding type IV secretion system protein B4: protein MPRDDTLDERTLMPDWYVREKHLAHMLPYVSLVDEHTVRTRVNELFQCVRLSGVNSYTTDDAYLDKVTALFARIIAQLGPEFSYYVHKVSKAITPDLLPVPGDHFAAAVDKRWREKLGQSGLRDKTLTLTIIHRPPPKSFLGFINRSDPERFKAETRKRVRRLKEAVGVFASGLADLKPRLLSAQSGELVGFLGALNTGQERPLYPANRYGFLATNVANTRVTFFDEHFELTEGVVGHRYGKSFTIGEYSEATTCTMFDMLNLPVDMIVTHSFTPINSNLMAGRIKRQKRQMQASQDAALSLLEALDIAHDDLEAKRQSFGEHHMVVTVFCDTLDELQTLGAEIVNAAAAEGVKMIGERMAAKTHYFSQHPGNQPKRVRASAVTNRNFADFAPLHRTQLGKDKHQLPWGEEITLFPTPEQSAYRFSYHEQGSPDKEPTGGHTLILGRPGSGKSVLSAFLMTQARRVGARIFVFDYRLGMEMAVRANGGRYASVKAGQATGLNPLWTETDDRGMAWLSDWLASLLYRSDKPLTPAQNNRIQEVVRQNAGAANPQLRNWKDFASLFVSTDDDGDLHQRLLEWTEDGRYGWIFGQSLEDTFSLEGDVVGFDLTGILDSESEKERMAVLSYLFRRVEREIEDRRPTIIVIDEAWKALDNAYFAERLSNWLVTARKQNTVAVMMTQYASQLERTRTGKTIVEAVPTQILLPNIRAHASDYAMLNLFEKELDVLLNTGSDSRLALIRDDTGSVVVDADLSALGPFLTMLGGMEKGEALVGTDYRDRPEFWRLS, encoded by the coding sequence ATGCCCCGTGACGATACGTTGGATGAACGCACGCTCATGCCGGACTGGTATGTCCGCGAGAAACACCTCGCGCATATGCTGCCCTATGTCAGCCTGGTCGATGAGCACACGGTACGCACGCGGGTCAACGAGCTCTTCCAGTGTGTTCGTCTCAGCGGCGTGAACAGCTACACGACTGATGATGCCTATCTCGACAAGGTGACCGCGCTTTTCGCCCGGATCATAGCGCAGCTTGGGCCCGAGTTCAGCTACTACGTTCACAAAGTCTCGAAAGCGATCACTCCGGACCTCCTCCCCGTCCCAGGTGATCACTTCGCGGCGGCGGTTGATAAGAGATGGCGCGAGAAGCTTGGGCAGTCCGGCCTGCGCGACAAGACGCTCACACTCACAATCATCCATCGACCGCCGCCGAAAAGCTTTCTGGGCTTTATCAATCGGAGCGATCCAGAGCGGTTCAAGGCCGAGACGCGGAAGCGGGTCCGTCGGCTGAAGGAAGCTGTCGGCGTATTCGCCTCTGGACTGGCGGACCTAAAACCACGGCTGTTATCCGCACAATCGGGCGAGTTGGTCGGGTTTCTCGGTGCTCTGAACACCGGTCAGGAACGGCCTCTCTACCCGGCGAACCGATACGGCTTCCTCGCCACCAACGTCGCCAATACCCGCGTCACTTTCTTCGATGAGCATTTCGAGCTGACCGAAGGCGTGGTGGGACACCGCTACGGCAAAAGCTTCACCATCGGCGAATATTCCGAGGCCACCACCTGCACGATGTTCGACATGTTGAACCTGCCGGTGGACATGATCGTCACGCACTCCTTCACGCCGATCAATTCCAACCTGATGGCGGGCCGGATCAAGCGGCAGAAGCGCCAGATGCAGGCCTCCCAAGATGCCGCGCTGTCGCTCCTCGAAGCCCTCGACATCGCGCACGACGATCTTGAAGCAAAACGCCAGAGCTTTGGCGAGCACCACATGGTCGTGACCGTGTTTTGCGACACGCTCGACGAATTGCAGACCCTCGGGGCCGAGATCGTCAATGCCGCCGCAGCCGAGGGCGTGAAGATGATCGGCGAGCGCATGGCCGCCAAGACCCACTACTTCAGTCAGCATCCGGGCAACCAGCCCAAACGCGTGCGGGCCAGTGCTGTGACCAACCGCAACTTCGCGGATTTCGCGCCCCTGCATCGCACGCAGCTCGGCAAAGACAAACACCAGCTTCCTTGGGGCGAGGAGATAACACTCTTCCCGACGCCCGAGCAAAGTGCATACCGGTTCTCCTATCACGAGCAAGGTTCCCCAGACAAAGAGCCGACCGGGGGCCATACGCTGATCCTCGGCCGCCCTGGGTCCGGCAAATCCGTCCTCTCGGCTTTTCTGATGACCCAAGCCCGTCGGGTCGGAGCGCGCATCTTTGTCTTCGACTACCGGCTCGGCATGGAGATGGCCGTGCGCGCCAATGGCGGGCGCTATGCGTCTGTGAAAGCCGGACAAGCAACCGGTCTCAACCCGCTCTGGACCGAGACTGATGATCGCGGCATGGCGTGGCTCTCGGACTGGCTGGCATCCCTGCTCTATCGCTCTGACAAACCCCTGACACCCGCCCAGAACAACCGCATCCAGGAGGTGGTGCGCCAGAATGCGGGCGCGGCCAATCCGCAGCTGCGCAACTGGAAGGACTTCGCCTCCCTCTTCGTCTCCACCGACGACGATGGCGATCTGCACCAGCGACTGCTCGAATGGACCGAAGACGGTCGCTACGGCTGGATCTTCGGGCAAAGCCTCGAAGACACCTTTTCACTCGAGGGCGATGTGGTGGGCTTCGATCTCACGGGCATCCTGGACTCAGAATCCGAAAAAGAACGCATGGCGGTTCTGAGCTACCTCTTCCGCCGGGTAGAGCGCGAAATCGAGGATCGCCGCCCGACGATCATCGTCATCGACGAGGCCTGGAAGGCACTCGACAACGCGTATTTTGCCGAACGCCTCTCCAACTGGCTGGTGACGGCGCGAAAGCAGAACACCGTCGCTGTCATGATGACCCAATACGCAAGCCAGCTTGAACGGACGCGAACGGGCAAGACCATCGTCGAAGCCGTTCCCACCCAGATCCTGCTGCCAAACATCCGCGCCCATGCCTCGGATTACGCGATGCTGAACCTCTTCGAGAAAGAGCTTGATGTTCTGCTGAACACCGGCAGCGACAGCCGTCTGGCCCTGATCCGC
- a CDS encoding type IV secretion system protein VirB3: MAERSPLFLGLVRPPKLLGLPIMYAMVWLFGSVLLFVWIQHIAVLGVAAILYPVLWKAADWDPRFIDVMMTALQETPPTRNRSIHRGDSYAP, translated from the coding sequence ATGGCTGAACGATCCCCACTGTTTCTCGGCCTCGTCCGCCCGCCGAAGCTCCTCGGGCTGCCGATTATGTATGCCATGGTCTGGCTCTTCGGGTCGGTGCTGCTCTTCGTGTGGATCCAGCACATCGCCGTGCTCGGCGTCGCAGCCATCCTCTATCCGGTGCTTTGGAAAGCCGCCGATTGGGACCCGCGCTTCATCGACGTGATGATGACAGCGCTGCAGGAAACGCCCCCGACGCGGAATCGCAGCATTCACCGAGGCGACAGCTATGCCCCGTGA
- a CDS encoding LLM class oxidoreductase, producing the protein MLRVSEGAPSHATRISQSALDLPFVRDRLTLGLLFPIESYAGDMPMMIGQEILAQRAEALGFTALWFRDVPLRVPSFGDMGQVYDPFVYMAWMAAHTSRITLGTAASILPLRHPLHTAKMAASLDQLSKGRILLGVASGDRAQEYPAFRQDIETRGEAFQESFKIIRDVLGGSFPSFHSEFFGTMSGTSDLLPKPAQPELPLLVVGGAQQDLGWIAQHSRAWVMYPRPITEQKQVVHAWQTALRKADGVEKPFAQSLYIDLSEDPNSPPTSIHLGFRSGRNYLLGHLNELRSIGVSHVLLNLKYGERPAADVVEELGAFVIPQLI; encoded by the coding sequence ATGCTGAGAGTTTCAGAAGGCGCGCCTTCACACGCAACCCGAATATCGCAATCGGCTTTGGATTTACCATTTGTTCGAGACAGGCTGACCTTGGGGCTCTTGTTTCCAATCGAAAGCTATGCTGGCGATATGCCAATGATGATCGGTCAAGAAATTCTCGCTCAGCGGGCAGAAGCGCTGGGTTTTACCGCACTCTGGTTTCGCGATGTTCCACTTAGAGTGCCGAGTTTTGGCGACATGGGCCAAGTGTATGATCCGTTCGTCTATATGGCTTGGATGGCAGCGCACACGTCGAGAATCACTTTGGGAACTGCAGCCAGTATCCTGCCATTGCGACATCCACTTCACACCGCAAAGATGGCGGCCTCCCTTGACCAATTGTCGAAAGGTCGGATTTTGCTGGGAGTGGCAAGTGGGGACCGAGCCCAGGAGTATCCCGCCTTCCGTCAGGATATCGAAACACGCGGCGAAGCCTTTCAGGAAAGTTTTAAAATCATTCGGGACGTTCTAGGTGGGTCGTTTCCTTCCTTCCATAGTGAATTTTTCGGGACGATGAGTGGCACATCGGATTTGCTTCCCAAGCCGGCACAGCCCGAATTGCCCCTGTTGGTTGTAGGTGGCGCACAGCAGGATCTTGGGTGGATCGCGCAACACTCCCGCGCATGGGTTATGTACCCCAGACCCATAACAGAACAGAAACAAGTCGTTCATGCTTGGCAAACGGCGCTCCGGAAGGCAGATGGAGTTGAGAAACCATTTGCCCAGTCGCTATATATCGATCTGTCGGAAGATCCGAATTCTCCGCCAACATCCATCCACCTCGGATTCAGATCGGGTCGAAACTACTTGCTAGGGCATTTGAATGAGTTGCGCAGCATCGGTGTGTCTCACGTGCTGTTGAACTTAAAATATGGGGAACGACCTGCAGCGGATGTCGTCGAAGAATTGGGTGCTTTTGTAATCCCGCAACTGATTTGA
- a CDS encoding lytic transglycosylase domain-containing protein gives MVLVMEEDGSLRPSQAQERFARNYNDGIGQGSAETGLIIFGEDVADGEEVRVAAVAPRAIAPRPEILAAIEDTGLRYAGHPGLRAADISVTDWLNLYRANIEIESAYDPSAVSSAGAIGLGQLMPATATELGVDPNDWPQNLDGSARYLALLLMEFGDVRLALAAYNAGPDAVRRYDGLPPFPETQNHVRRVLAVFNRLEGATP, from the coding sequence ATGGTGCTGGTGATGGAGGAGGACGGATCCCTTCGTCCGTCACAGGCGCAAGAGCGTTTTGCACGCAACTACAATGACGGAATTGGTCAAGGTTCTGCCGAGACCGGTCTGATCATCTTCGGAGAAGACGTGGCGGACGGCGAAGAGGTTCGCGTTGCTGCCGTGGCACCGAGAGCGATCGCTCCCCGCCCCGAAATCCTCGCCGCCATTGAAGACACAGGACTGCGCTATGCTGGTCATCCGGGGCTGCGCGCTGCGGATATCTCGGTTACCGATTGGCTGAACCTCTATCGGGCCAATATCGAGATAGAGAGTGCTTATGATCCAAGCGCAGTCTCCTCTGCCGGGGCGATTGGCTTGGGACAACTCATGCCCGCAACGGCAACCGAGCTTGGCGTAGACCCCAACGATTGGCCACAAAACCTCGATGGTTCCGCGCGCTACCTCGCACTGTTGCTCATGGAGTTCGGCGACGTGCGCCTCGCCTTAGCCGCCTACAATGCTGGCCCCGACGCCGTACGGCGATACGACGGCCTCCCTCCTTTTCCCGAAACCCAAAACCACGTCCGGCGTGTGCTGGCCGTCTTCAACCGGCTGGAAGGAGCGACCCCATGA
- a CDS encoding helix-turn-helix transcriptional regulator: MRFLIELRARAGLSQADLAKRLAKPPSFVGKYETCERRLDVIEFLVLLRILNSSFEEFQRETKVRVPNSL; encoded by the coding sequence GTGCGATTTCTGATCGAGCTTCGGGCTCGAGCAGGACTGTCTCAAGCAGATCTCGCAAAGCGGTTGGCGAAGCCGCCTTCGTTCGTCGGGAAATACGAGACCTGTGAGCGGCGGCTCGACGTCATCGAGTTCTTGGTTTTACTGCGCATACTGAACTCAAGTTTCGAGGAGTTCCAGCGAGAGACCAAGGTTCGGGTTCCAAATTCGCTGTGA
- a CDS encoding helix-turn-helix domain-containing protein: MEDGTNSEPSSQKVTFRRWPEDFLDGSYKGDYDPEICPVRHVLKDIGDKWTILILAGLKSGRKRFSEIKRLVPDVSQRMLTQTLRKLERDGFATRDVTPIIPPRVDYELTDLGRSLVEQLVPLATWADENRLVILQARENYDKTTNSG, encoded by the coding sequence ATGGAAGACGGCACTAATTCAGAACCAAGTTCCCAAAAAGTAACCTTTAGAAGGTGGCCAGAAGATTTTCTCGATGGCTCGTACAAGGGTGATTACGATCCCGAAATCTGCCCGGTACGCCATGTTTTGAAAGACATCGGTGACAAATGGACGATCCTCATTCTGGCGGGCCTAAAATCGGGTCGAAAACGGTTTTCTGAAATTAAGCGTCTTGTCCCAGATGTGTCGCAACGAATGCTCACACAAACGCTTCGGAAATTAGAGCGCGACGGATTCGCAACCCGCGATGTCACGCCTATAATTCCGCCTCGGGTTGATTATGAGTTGACCGATCTTGGGCGATCTCTGGTTGAGCAGTTGGTGCCACTCGCGACATGGGCGGATGAGAATCGCTTGGTCATTCTTCAAGCTCGAGAAAATTATGATAAAACGACGAATTCGGGGTAG
- a CDS encoding zinc-binding alcohol dehydrogenase family protein, which translates to MKAAVITGFGTPSVFQTTNVSRPVPKAHELLVRIEAAGINRLDHYIREGGVNPDLTFPHILGSDAVGVVEDAGNDVTGFSVGERVIPMPGYPTNPTDDGADVLAVSPSYAIRGLAENGTYAEYMTVPARWTLKAPEGISAVDLATLPMALVTAVRAVKVVGGVKKNDTVLVQAGASGTGSFMVQVAKALGAKVAATVRSEEKRAFVTGLGADLVVNMKEDTLNTVREWSGGGVDVVIDNLGGESLARSVEMSRPLGLTVLMGNVLGLESVLPVRSVFFPQRRIAGTLMGGVDDLEWGLGQVQTGTVKPTLDRTYSLDEAEAAHIRLAAGDAVGNIVFEVS; encoded by the coding sequence ATGAAAGCTGCAGTCATAACAGGGTTTGGAACACCATCAGTGTTTCAAACAACCAATGTCTCGCGCCCAGTTCCAAAAGCCCACGAACTTCTGGTCCGTATAGAAGCGGCAGGGATCAACCGGCTTGATCATTACATCAGAGAGGGCGGCGTCAACCCCGATCTCACGTTTCCCCATATCCTTGGGTCGGATGCGGTTGGTGTCGTAGAAGACGCAGGCAACGATGTGACAGGCTTCTCTGTAGGTGAACGCGTTATTCCGATGCCTGGTTACCCGACAAACCCAACAGATGACGGCGCCGATGTCCTAGCGGTATCTCCATCATATGCAATCCGAGGGTTAGCAGAAAATGGTACTTATGCCGAATACATGACTGTCCCAGCCCGCTGGACACTGAAGGCGCCCGAAGGAATATCTGCAGTCGATTTGGCAACTCTGCCAATGGCTCTGGTTACCGCTGTGCGTGCAGTCAAGGTCGTTGGCGGTGTCAAGAAGAACGACACCGTTCTTGTTCAAGCAGGCGCATCGGGGACTGGGTCCTTTATGGTTCAAGTTGCCAAAGCACTTGGCGCAAAAGTTGCGGCGACCGTCCGGTCGGAGGAAAAACGTGCTTTTGTCACAGGGCTTGGCGCAGACCTCGTCGTCAACATGAAAGAGGACACGCTGAACACCGTACGAGAATGGTCCGGCGGTGGAGTAGATGTCGTGATCGACAATCTGGGTGGCGAAAGTTTGGCACGATCAGTCGAGATGAGCCGCCCTTTGGGTTTGACTGTTCTCATGGGGAACGTACTGGGGCTTGAATCCGTCCTTCCTGTACGAAGCGTCTTCTTTCCGCAGAGGCGGATCGCGGGAACGCTAATGGGTGGTGTAGACGACCTTGAATGGGGGCTGGGACAGGTCCAAACCGGAACAGTCAAGCCAACTCTCGACCGGACGTATTCGCTGGATGAGGCAGAAGCCGCCCATATCCGGCTGGCGGCGGGAGACGCAGTCGGCAATATCGTGTTTGAAGTGAGTTGA
- a CDS encoding RidA family protein: protein MNGINLPEPPPPAGKYAPVIVRSGFGFVSGQFPISDGKLVFNGQVGKDLSVEQGRQACRIAALNVLAQIATVTCSFTNFEGLLRLDGYIASSDDFFDQPGILDVASHLFTEVLGESGNHARTAFAVPRLPLNAPIELCVTFTA from the coding sequence ATGAATGGCATTAACCTCCCCGAACCACCTCCCCCTGCGGGAAAGTATGCACCGGTGATAGTTCGGAGCGGATTCGGTTTTGTTTCGGGTCAATTTCCAATTTCGGATGGTAAGCTGGTGTTCAACGGTCAGGTCGGAAAAGACCTGAGCGTTGAACAGGGTCGTCAGGCTTGCAGGATTGCGGCCCTAAACGTGCTTGCTCAAATTGCGACCGTGACGTGTTCATTCACAAACTTCGAGGGGCTGCTGCGGCTTGATGGCTATATCGCGAGCAGCGATGATTTCTTTGACCAGCCTGGTATTCTGGATGTGGCCTCGCATTTATTCACGGAAGTTCTTGGGGAGAGCGGCAACCACGCTCGAACTGCGTTTGCCGTGCCACGGCTGCCATTGAACGCGCCAATCGAACTTTGCGTCACCTTTACCGCCTAA
- a CDS encoding TrbC/VirB2 family protein yields MKPTHFLILFVSLFALAAEPALAQSIDLSPIQSLLQGIVDALTGPLGVVIATLAVLGVFLSWFFNIIDLRQALWVLVGIAGVAAAPTIVAAVFGA; encoded by the coding sequence ATGAAGCCGACGCATTTCCTTATCTTATTTGTCTCTCTCTTCGCACTCGCGGCTGAGCCCGCGCTTGCCCAAAGTATCGATCTCTCCCCGATCCAAAGTCTGTTGCAGGGTATCGTGGATGCCCTCACCGGCCCGCTTGGCGTCGTGATCGCGACCCTCGCCGTGCTTGGCGTCTTCCTGAGCTGGTTCTTCAACATCATCGATCTGCGGCAAGCCCTGTGGGTGCTGGTGGGTATCGCAGGCGTTGCCGCCGCACCCACAATCGTCGCCGCTGTCTTTGGCGCCTGA